From the genome of Streptomyces sp. V2I9:
GTCATCGCCGCCCACACCACGGCGAGCAGACCTGCCCCGCCGCCCACCGCCAGCAGCGTCGCCCGGTCGGTGGCCCGGTCCGCGGCCGAGGTGTCGCGCATCCGCACCGTCTCCACGGGTGCCGGCGCCGCCTCCTGGGCCGCGAAGTCGGCCACGGCGGTGACGGCGGCGTACGGGTCGAGCTGCGGGACGTCCGCCGGGTAGGCCGACGACACCAGGCGGCGCGCCACCTCGTCGGCCGATGCGTCCGGGTGCGCGGCACGCACGACGGCCGCCGCGCCCGCGGTGTACGCGGCGGCCAACGAGGCCCCCGAGCCCAGGAAGTGGCCCGAGCCGCGCGGCCCCCCGGCCACCACGCCGACTCCCGGCGCGGCCAGGTCGACGCCCGTCGTCCGCAGGGCCCGCTCCGACCGCGCGCCCGAGGGCTGCATGTCCAGGACCGAGATGACGCCGGGCTCCGACGCGGGCCAGTACGGCCGGCTCGGCACCGGGTCCTCGGTGGCGGCGGGCGGGTCGGGGACGGCCGCGGCCACGACCACCGCTCCCGAGCGCACGGCGGCCTCGACCGCACGGGTCAGCTCCCCGCTCCGCCGCGGCAGTGCGACGGAGACCGTGATCACGTCGGCCTTCGCCTCCGTCGCGTCCTGCAGCGCCCGCGCGACCAGGGCGGCGTCCGGCCTGCCACGGTCGTCCGTACCGCGCAGCCCCAGCACGCGGGCCCCCGGTGCGACGCCCGCGAGGTCGGACGAGGATCCGCCCGCGCCCGCCACCAGGTGCGCGACGAACGTGCCGTGCCCGACGCAGTCCTCGCCGGCCCCGCCGTGAGCGGTCACCCGGCCCCTGAGGGCGGGCGCGTCCGCCGCCACGCCGGTGTCGATGACGGCGACCGTCACCCCCTCGCCCGTGCCGTGGTCGCGCAGCCGGCCGAGGTCCAGGCGCTGGCGGGACCAGTCCACCTGTTCCGCCGCGGTTCTGGACGCGGGCGTGCACGGTGAGCGCTGCGGGTCGTCGCCGAGCGCCGACGGCATGGCGGGAAGCTTCTGCTCCCCGTCCGCGCGCACCGAGGCCCCCGCCGGAACCGCCGCTGTCAGCAGCACCAGTCCGGCCGCCAGCCCCGCGCCGGCCGCACGTGCGGCCATGTGCGCCGGACGTGCGTCTCCGGATGCCCGAGCGGTAGCGCCCGCATGGTCCATCGAGTCCCGCTCCCTCACAGTCCGGCCCCCCTGCGCGTCGGTACGACGTCCTGCGGGACGAGGGTGCGCAGATCGTCCAGCGTGGGCGAGACCAGCGAACTGAGCCGCCCCGCCTGCCGCGTGATCATCGTCTCCACGACCTGGCGGGCCAACCGCGCGTTGCCGAACGTCCGGTCCCGCGGCAGCGCGTCGAAGTACTCCTCCAGCAGCGGACCGGTGCCCGGCCCGCACTCGTAGCCCATCGAGGCGGCATGGGTGCGGACGATGGTGACCAGCTCCTGGGACGAGTAGTCGGAGAAGGCGACGCGTCGCGAGAACCGCGACGACAGACCGGGGTTGGAGGCGAGGAACCGTTCCATCTCCTCGGTGTACCCGGCGACGATGACCACCACGTCGTCGCGGTGGTCCTCCATCAGCTTCAGCAGGGTGTCCACGGCCTCCTGGCCGAAGTCGGCCCCGCCGCCCGCCGGGGTGAGCGTGTACGCCTCGTCGATGAACAGCACACCGCCGCGCGCCCGTTCGAAGACCTCCTTGGTCAACTGGGCGGTGTGGCCGATGTACCGGCCGACCAGGTCGGCCCGCGCCACCTCGACCAACTGCCCGCTGGTCAGGATGCCCAACTGGGTCAGGATCTCTCCGTACAACCGGGCCACCGTGGTCTTGCCGGTACCGGGCGGGCCGGTGAAGACCAGATGGTGACTGATCGAGGGCACCGGCAGCCCGGCGGCCGCCCGGTGCCGGGCCGTCGTGATCAGGTTCACCAGGTCGGTGACGTCCCGCTTGACCTCCGCCAGCCCCACCATGTCCGCGAGGCCGGCCAGCGGGTCCTGGACCGGGTCATCGGCCGACGGCACGGCGGCGTCGGACACGTCCTGCGGGAGCAGGAGGCGCAGATCACGCTCGCCGATGTCCGCCTGCGAGGCGAGCCGCACCGCCTGCCGGTCCACCATCTCCTCGAACACCCCGCGCGCGGCACGGCCGTTGCCGAACCCCGCGTCGCGCGGCATCCGATCGAAGTGAGCCGCCAGCGCCTCGGCGGCGCCCTCGCCCAGCTCGTACTGGTGCCGGGTGCACATGTTCTCCATGATTGCCACGAGTTCGGGGACCGAGTAGTTCTCGAACTCCACGGTCCGCGAGAACCGGGACGCCAGACCGGGGTTGGAGGCCAGGAACGACTCCATCTCCCGCGAGTAGCCCGCCACGATGACCACCACGTCGTCGCGGTGGTCCTCCATCAGCTTCAGCAGCGTGTCCACGGCCTCCCGGCCGAAGTCCGCCCCGCCGCTCCCGCTGTCCGCGGTCAGCGTGTACGCCTCGTCGACGAACAGCACCCCGCCCAGGGCGCGGTTGAACGTCTCCGTCGTCTTGATCGCCGTACCGCCCACGATCTGCGCCACCAGGTCCGCGCGGGACACCTCGACCAGATGGCCGCTGCGCAGCGAGCCCAGCTCCGCCAGGATCGAGCCGTAGAGCCGCGCGACGGTCGTCTTGCCGGTGCCGGGCGGACCCGTGAACACCAGATGGCGGCTCATCGGCGGCGCGGACATCCCCAACTGCTCGCGCTTTTGGGCAAGTTGGGTGAGGTTCACCAGGGTGCGCACCTGCTGCTTGACGTTCTCCAGGCCGATCAGCTCGTTGAGCGCGCTCAACGGGCCGCCCTCGCGGGTGAGCGGGGAGTCCTCGGCGCTGCCGGACCCCGCCGGGTCGGTGTTCTCCGCCGCGCCGGTGCCCCACGCGTCCCGCTTGCCGTTGTCCACGCTGGTCAGCCCCTCCACGGCCAGCCGCTCACCGGGGGCCGACTGCACCAGTCCGCCGCCCGCGTTCTCGCGCGCCGTGCAGTTCACCAGCGAGACCGGGGCCGTCGTCTCCACCCGGAAGCCGTCCTTCTCGCCGCTGGTCACCTCGCAGGCGCTCAGCGAGCCGTGGCTGCCCTCCCGGAACGCGAACCCGTGCCCCTTCGGGGCGTGCACGGTGAGCCGGCTCGCGGTCACCTCGCCGCCGCCGTCGACCGCCACGCCGTCCTCGGCGGGCGTCTCGACGCGGAAGTCCCGCACGGTCACGTTGCCGCCGTCCTCGACGAGGAGCCCGTTGCCCCCGCTGCCGGAGACGCCGCCGCCCGCCAGGTACAGCGTGCTGCCCGAGCTCGCCCGCACCCCGGCGCCCTGCGGACGGACCACCTCGCAGTCCTCCACCCGGCCCCGCGCGTCCTTCGACGCCGCGATGCCGTCGCCGGCCGGCTCCACCAGCCGCGCCCGGCGCAGGAGCGGATTGGCGCCGCTTCGCACCAGGACGGCGGGGGACCCGCCGATCACCTCCAGCCGGTCCAGCTCCGCCGCCGAGTCCTCCTCCAGCAGCAGACCGGCCTCGTCGCAGTCCCGCACGGTCAGCCCGGTCAGGGCCGGCGAAGCCGCGCCGTTCACCTTGAGCGCGGCGCCCTGGGCGGTGTCCACCCAGCAGTCCTCGAACATGCCGCGCGCCCGGTCGGTCACCAGCAGCCCGCTGCCCCGTGTGCGCGAGGTGCGGCAGCGGCGGAGCACCGGGTCGGTGCCCTGCGCCAGCACGATGCCGGATGCGGACGTGCCGGTGACCCGTACGTCTTCCAGCGTGGTGCGGCCCGCGCTCGTGATGTGGACGCCGGTGCTGGTGTCGTGCACCACCGAGCGCACGACGCGGGTCGTGCAGCGTTCCTCCAGCGCGATCGAGGGCTTGTCGGTGGAGGAGATGTCGCAGTCCTCGACGGAGCCGGCCGCGTCGCCGTTGGCGAGCACGCCGTTGCCTCGGGCGTCGCGGACGGTGCAGCCGCGGATCGTGGCGTCCCCCTGCTCGGCCAGGACGATGCCGCTGGTCGCCAGGTGCTCCACGGAGCAGGACTCCACCGAACTGCCGGCCGCCGAGGTGATCACGATCCCGGCGCCCTGGGGGTTGCTCACCCGGCAGTCGCGCAGCGCCAGCGAGCCGGTGCCGCCGGCCAGCAGCGCGGTCCACGAGGAACCGCTGATCTCGCAGCCGTCCAGCGCCGCCTGGCCGCGCCGCACGTCCACGACCGGCTGGTCGGGGTCGGTGCCGCGCAGCGTCAGCTCGGAGAGCATCACGGCGTCGGCGCGCAGCGACAGCGCGCTGCCCGAGCGCGGCCGGATCTCCACGGTGCCCCGTCCCTCGGCCGCCGTGAGCGTGACCCGTGTGTGGATCACCAGGCTCTCGACGTACGTCCCCGGACGGATGCTGACGACGGCCCCGATGCGCGCCGCCGCCAGCGCCTCCCCGATCGTCCGGAAGCGGTCGGAACCTGTCGGACCGACCGTCAGTACCTGCCGAGACACGCGTGAACCTCCTCGCCTGGGCGGCGCCATCCGATGCGCCCGCCGCTTCCGGGAGCACCCGGAACCACGATCATGCCAGTACGTCGCTCTGTTGTTCGCGCGTGCTCCCGCCGAGGACGCCGGTCGGCGCCGGTCAGACGAAGCTCCACTTCTGGTTGTCCGCGCCCGTGCACGTCCACAGCCGCAGCTCGATGCGGAAGCTGGTGTGCTGGTTCACGTCGACGCACTTGCCGACGACGGTGTTCACCAGGTCGTGGGCCTCGTTGAGCACGAACTTCTGGGCGGCGTTGTCGCTGCAGTGGGCGAGCTGGATGGGGGTGCCGTCGTTGAAGTTCGCGTTGACCACGTCGAGGCACTTCCCGGCGATCCGCAGCGTACCGTCCGAAGCGAACTGCCAGCTCTGGGCGTTGGTGCCGTTGCAGTCCCAGACCTCCAGCGGCATACCGTCGTTGAACATGCTGTGGGGCACGTTCAGGCAGCGGCCCGAGAGATGGTTGCGGATGACCACCGGGTTGCCCAGCGTCACCCCGGACGCGGGCGCCGCCTGGCCGCCCCCGCCCGCCGGCTTCGACTTGGCCTGCGACCTCGGCTTGGCCGGTGCCGCGCTCGTGCCGCCGGCCTTGTCCGCGGGGGCGGCGGCGGTGGGGGATTTGCCGGCCTGGGCGGGCGCGCTCTTGGCCGGAGCACCGGACGGGGAGGCGCCGACCGAGGGGGTGGCGCCCTTCGGCCCGCCGCCCCCGGACTTCTCGGGCTCCGCGACCCCGAACTCGCCCGGCCTGCCCTGCTCGTCACCGCCCAGCACGGTCCCGGCGGCGTTGGCCGTCCGCGGCCGTTCGTCGTCGTCCCCGCCGAGTACCAGGAACGGCACCGACAGCAGAAGCGTTCCGGCGACCGCCGCTCCGGCCAGCGCCGCCTTGCCGGGCCGGCCCACCGCCGCGGTCTTCGGCGACTCGTCGCCGGCCGCCGTCGACGTCAGGTTCCGTACGAAGGCGGGCAGCCGGCTCTGCGACACCGTGACCGCGGCGTCGCCCTCGGCGCGGGTTCCGCCGTCGGGTATGGACGCGTCGTCCGCGCCGGCAGTTCCGGTGTCCGGGGCGTCCTGGGCGCGGAGGGCCGCTGCGCCGCCTCCGGCCTCCGCGCCGCTCTCGGCACCGGGAGCTGCCGAGGCGTCCTCGCCGACGGGCCCGCTCCCGGAGCCCGCCACGCCTTCGGACTTCTCGGCGGCCTTCGCGACGGCCGGCGTCGCGGCGTCGGCGGTACTCGCGGTCGCCGTCACGGCGGCCCCGGCGCGGCTCTCCTCGCCGCCCGTCCGGGTCGCGGCCGTGGAGGTGGCGGTGGAGTCCTCACCGGCCGGAGGCACGGCGGGGGCAGGGGTCGAACGCGTCACGGGGTCCTCACCGAGGTAGGGGGCCAGGGGGCCGATACTGAACCTTCGGGCAGCGGAGCGGAGATGCCGGATTCGTGGGCACCGGTCTCGCGCGCGCCCTCGTCCTCGCCGGGCACGGGGTCCGGCAGGCTCTCCGCCGGTACGGCCAGGGGCGCGGAGGCCAGGGCGTTGACCAGCAGCAGCGCGCGTGATTCTCGCACATCCCGCGCCAACTCCGCTGCGGACAGGGTGTCATGGATCAATGACGCGGGCGTGAACTGATGTGTGGGATCGGTGAAGACCAGGATGACGGGGCGGCCGTCCGCTCCGGCTGCCGTCAGCGGCCGTCCGTCGAGACCGCGCACCACGCTGACCTCCGCGGCGGCCAGGGCCGCCAACGCCTCGTCGACGGAGCCGTATCCCGTCGCCGCCCGCTGCGCCGCCGCGTCCACCGGATCGGTGGGCTCCGGCCACCCGAGCACCGAAGGGGACGGCCGGTAGAGGGGGTTGGCCCGGTACGCGACGATGTCCCCGTCCTCGTCGGAGCGCCACTCGCCGACCACCGCCCACTCCGGCGGCGGCCGGTCCTGCGGCCACTGCGGATCGACGGCGCCCAACCAGTGGTCCGGAGCATCCCGCGCCGCGGCGCGCACCGCGTCGGGTATGACGGGGGGCGCCTCCTCCGCCGGCGGCTCTCCGCCGGCCGTGGTCCCGGAGGGCGCGACGGCGTCGCTCCCCGCATCCGCTTGTCGTTCTGCGGACCGCATCCTGCACCTGCCTTCGGGGGTCGTCCACGGGCGGCGAGCGCCGCAACCTGTCCGTGGAAGGCAACAGGATGCCATGTCGGCGGAGCCTTCGAACGCTCCCGGAGCGCGATGTATCTGAACATGTCGGTGTCGTGGGGTGTATCGCGAAGCCGCTCGCGCGGGCCTCGTTCCGTACAGGTTCGGGAGCGGGCGGAATGCCAAGCTTCGGTGGGAGGCGAAGAAGTGGCGGAAGCCGTAGACGACCATGCCTTCAGGGATCTCGACGAGGCCGGCCTTCTTCATGCGCTGCCACTGGTTCCCGATCCAGTAGTTGAGCATCGGCTTGGTCAGGTCTCGCGGGCTGCGGAGCGGGTAGCCGTCGATGGTGCCGTACGTGTCCGCGTACCACTCGATGGAGTGCTTGACCCGTGCCGGGAGCGGGACGTCGCGGTGATCGCCGACCTTGCGGCGCTTGAGGGGGACGTAGGCCTTCGTGGGCTGGTTGACCTGCTCGGTGATCCGGTACACGTCGTCGGCCACGATGTTGTTGATGTTGACGGCCAGCGCTTCCCCGTTGCGCATGCCGCAGCCGCTCATGAGGTCGGCGACGAGGCGGAACACGTCGTCGGCGGCGGTGCGTATGCCGTGGAGCTGGGTGGGGGAGGGGATGACGGCGCGCGTGGGGTCGTACTGCGGGGGCTCGACGCCGTCGAGCGGGTTGTCGTCGTAGAGGCCGAGCCGGTGGGCGTCCAGCAGGATCGACTTGAGTTTGTCGAATGCGTTGGACCGGGTGGCCGGGCCGATGCCGTCGCGCTCCATGGTCTGGATGAAGGCTTCGACGACCTTGTGGTCGAAGGTGCCCATCCGGCGGCTCTGGAAAGCAGGGTAGAGGTGGTGGACGAGCAGTGAGTCGAGGTGTCGCATGGAGCTGGGGCCGAGGTCGCGCTGGCTGGCCTTCCACTCGGTGGCGTACTGCTCGAACCGCATCGGGCTGTACTTCTGGATGCGCTCGGCTTTGTACTGGTCAGGTGGGCTGCTCTTCCGGTCCTGGTAGACCTTGGCGAGGCGGGCCTTGGCCTTTTCCTGGGTGGAGAATCCGGATTCCTCGGCCTGTCGGCCGGCCGCGTTGCGGTAGCGGATCTTGTAATCGTGCGGGCACCTCGGCCATCGGCTCTCGGGGTGCCCGCACTCCTTGAAGGAACTTCCCATGCCGCGGACGAGGCCGGTGGCCACGTTCGTCGACTCCCGGGCGTCTTGCTGACCTTTTACTGACCCCGGATGGTCGATCAAGCCCCTGAGCTGGGGTGAAACGGAAAGCCGCTGCCTTGTTCTGGAACTGGATCGGACGGTCCCAGGAGGAGATCGTCCAGGCCCGCGAGGACTGGATGGAGGGGAAGCGGTTCGGCGAGGTCAAGGGCTACGACGGGGCTCGGCTGCCTGCCCCCGCATCGCCGCCGGTACCGCTGAAGCCGCGTGGAAGGCTCCGCTGACCCGCGGGTCCTGCACGGCGCGCGGAGCCCGTGCCGCCGGGGTCGTGAGGACGGGTGAGGCGCGGTCATGACCCCGGCGGGTTCCTGTCATCACCACGCCACCCGGACGCCCCCTAATCCCTGACCTTGAGGAAGCGCATCCGGGTTGCGCCGTTGCTGTCGGTGCCGCCGGCCTCGGCGTTGGAGATCTTGCCGCCGGTGAGGACGAACATCAGGTGCAGGCGGACTGTCCGAGGGCCGGAGGCGACCGTGTACTCGGTCATGATGTGGGTGGTTCCGCCCTGCTGCTCCTGCCTCTCCGCGTTGATCGCCGCGATCTGGGTGAAACTCGTCAGGAGGGTGTCGGTGGTTTCGTCCCGGAGCCAGCCGATGATGTAGCCGCTGCCGCCGGTGGCGGAACCGAGCGCGTACCGCACGTCGCTGTCGATGTGGTAGACGCCGGCTTCCGGGAGCACGAGGTCGGACTCGGGGATCGGCACGTCGGTACCGGCCCGTGCCAGGAGGTTGGCGTGCTGCCGCTCGGCGTTGAGGAACGCGCTCACCGGGGTGAGGCGGGCGCCGACCTGCCACCGTTCGGGGCAGCCGGGCGTTCCGGTGACGTCGATGTCCACCGACCGGTGCGTGCTGGTGTTGCCGCCGGGAGCGATACCCGTGACGTCGATCCGCGGCACGAGCAGCCCACCGGTCGTGCGCCGTGCGGCATTGCACGGGGACGGGTCCAGAGCGGGCGTGTCGGGTGCGTAGAGACACCCGTCACTGCCGCGGGTGACGGCGTTGCCCCGGTCGGTGGAGATGCACGGAGGGCGGGTGGTGGCGCAACCGTCCTGGCAGGAGGAGACGGGGACGACGGGCGGGACCGGGGCGTAGGGGCGGGACGAGCCGTCGAGGGTGTCGGTCGTGCAGGTGATCGCGCCGTCGCAGTCCCGGCAGGTCGTACGCAGGAACGGCCTGCCGCAGCCCGGAGCGGACGCCTGGACGGTGAGGACGAAGCTGTCGACGGTCCACTGTTTGGGGCCGACTCGGCAGGCGTCGTCGTTGCCCGTCTCCAGGTTGAGCTCGACGACGACCTTTCCCGCGAGGACGTCCGCGAGGGGCACGGTGGTCGGCGGGATGACGCCGTTGTCGTCACCGCCCGCCGACAGGTCGGGTGGGCCCAGGAGGTCGGTGCGGATCGAGGTCGTGCCGTTCCACAGCGCGAAGCGTCCGTAGAGCCGGCATGCCGTTGCCGGGCCGTCGTTGTGCACACGCACCGAGGCGCTGATCGTGACGGTGGTGGGGTTGCCGCGCACGGACTCGGGGTCGATGTGCACGACTCCGGCCAGCCACGTGTGCTGCCCGTTGTGCGTCCCGTCGTCGGCGGGGAACGTGCCCCTGCCGCTGTTCAGGATGGTCTGGGCGACGACAGGGTCCAGAGCGGCGTGGGTGTTGGCGATGGTGTAGTACGGCGTCGGGTCGGTGCTCCTCGCGGTCGCCGCCACCCGGTAGGGAGCGGAGTCGCGCAGCGGGGTCGTCTCGCAGCGCTCGGAACGCTGGGAACAGGAACACGGAGTGGGCGGGCAACCCGGCTTGGAAGGCTGACAGTCGCCGATGACGATCGGTGACCGCTCGCAGCCGCATGTGCTCATGGGTCAACTCCTTCTGGGGGGTGCAGCGATGGCAGTGGCGGTGCGCCACGGCCCATGGCCGTTCGAGCGCGAGGGCAGCACGTCGACCCGGCGCCGAAACGGGGGGAAGGCGAGAGGGCGGGGGGCGAGGGATCCCGACGGGCCTGAAGGCGGCTCTCGATCGGGGAGGGAAGGGGCCGTGCGGCGGCTGTTCGCCGGGCCGTGGCCGACATGGCGTCGATCGTCATCCGGCCAGGTGGTCCCTCAGCCGGTCATGTCCCTGGAGTGACGTACAGAAGCGGCCCGGCCGGACTCTGCGGCGTTCTGCTGCTGGTGCTGGACGAGCCGCGCCGGGCGGATGAGCGGAGAAATACCTGAGGCACCGTCATGTGAAGCGCCGATACCCTTCTCAAGGTACTAGCCTGTGATCCGCCGAGCGCTACCCCGTAAGGGTGAATGAAGTCTCCGGCCGGGGCGCGAAGTTCTCAGCCCTCAGTTCCTACGGCCCGTCAGGGGGGAATGGAGGACGGCTCCTGCGCCGGGAGCACACCACCCGCGGCTGTGATCGTTCCGCCTCGCCCCGGGCCGACGACGCGGTCCGTCCGTCGCGGCGACCCGCCCCTGCCCCTCACCGCAGGTCCGGCGGCACGCTCATGGCCAGGAGTGCGGTGTCGTCGTCGAGTCCCTCACCGAACGAGTCCAGCAGTGCGGTGAGTGCCCCGACGACTCCGTTTGCCGAGGTGGGCGCGAGGGACCGCGCGAGGTCCAGGAGTGCTTCGTCGCCGTAGCGGTCACCCGCGTTCCCGGTACGGGCCTCGGTCAGTCCGTCGGTGTAGAGCAGCAGGGTGTCACCGGGGCGCAGGTCCAGGGTGGCGGTGGTGAACCGCGCGTCCGGTACGACCCCGACCAGTTGGCCGCCCGGAGTGTGCACGTAGTCGGCGCTGCCGTCGGCGCGGAGCAGCACGGCGGGTGGGTGGCCACCGCCGGCCAGGACGACGTGGAATCCGGTGCCGTCCTCCTCGGGGGTGAGCAGGCCGAAGATCACGGTGCAGAAGTGCGGTTCGTCCTCCTGGACCTGATGGTTGAGCGCGGTGTTGAGGTTGGCGAGAACCCTGACCGGCACGGAATCGGAGACCGCGGCGGCTCGCAGGGTGTAGCGCGCCAGCGACGTCACCACCGCGGCGTCCGCGCCCTTGCCGCGCACGTCCCCCATGAAGAACCCCCGGTCTCCGGCGGCGAGCGGGAACAGATCGTAGAAGTCCCCGCCCACCTCGTCGGAGGACGCGACGTGGTAGTGCGCGGCGACCTCCATGCCCGGCACGGGTTCGATGGCCGGCGGGACGAGGGTGCGCTGCAGGGTGGTGGCGAGGCGTTGCAGGCGTTCGCGGTCGTGTTCGGCATCCTGCCGGGCCCGCAGGAGTTCACGCTCGTAGGCACGCCGGTCACGGGCGTCGAGGAGGGTGGTGCGAATCAGCAGGGGTTCGCCGTCCTCGCCCCGCTTGATGGTGGACGTGACCAGGACGGGCAGCCGGGTGCCGTCCGCGGCCTTGAGTTCCAGGGCGACGCCGTTGACCTCGCCCTGCATCCGCAGCAGGGGTGCGAAGTGCGTCTCGTGGTACAGCCTGCCGCCGATGGTCAGCAGGTCGGAGAAGTGCCTGTGGCCCACCAGCTCCTCACGACGGCGGCCGAGCCATCTGAGGAGCGTTCCGTTGACCTTGGCGATCCGCCCGTCCATCAGCGTGGAGAGGTAGCCGCACGGCGCGTTCTCGTACAGGTCCTCCGCGCTGTCCTCCAGCAGGGCGGAGGGCACCGGGGGTTCCTGGCCACGGTCCTCCGCGGACCACGATCCGTCGGTCCCCTCGCCGCCCGGACGCACGGTCACGGTCCCTGCACGAAGGCGATGATCGCCTCGGCGGTCTCCCCGGGGGCGCTCAGCTGGGGGCAGTGGCCCGTCGAGTCCAGGGTGACCAGCTTGCTGCCGGGGATCTGCGCGTGGACGAAGGCGCCCACCTCGCGCGGGGCGATCGTGTCGCGCGCGCTCTCGGCGATGAGCGTCGGAACGGTCACCTCGGGGAGATCCGCCCGGTTGTCGGACAGGAAGGTGGCCCGTGCGAAGACGCGGGCCATCTCGGGGTCCGTTCGGCAGAAGCTGTTGGTCAGCTCCTCTCCCAGTTCGGGGCGCTCCGGGTTTCCCATGATCACCGGCGCCATGGTCGCCGACCAGCCCAAATAGTTGCTGTCCAGCGACTCGAGCAGTTCGTCGATGTCCTGCTCGCTGAAGCCGCCCCGGTAGTCGCCGTCGTCGATGTACGACGGCGAGGGGGTGAGGAGGACCAGTTTCTCGAAGAGGGCCGGTTCCCGCACGGCGGCGAGCACACCGATCATGGAGCTGACGGAATGCCCGACGAAGGTCACGGGTCCGAGGCCGAGCTCGTGGCAGATATCGATGACGTCCCGCGCATAGGCGTCCAGGGTGGAGTACCGCTCGGCGCTCCACCCCGATGTGTCGGAACGCCCCGCCCCCACGTGGTCGAAGAGGACCACCCGGAAGTGCTCCTCCAGCACGGGTGCGACGAGACGCCAGAGATTCTGATCGCAGCCGAACCCGTGGGCGAGCATCACCACCGGGGCGTTCTCGCGGCCCGTCACCCGTACCCGGTTTCTCCTGCACACGTCCACACGGACATGGTGGCACCCTTTGCCCTTGACGGCCCGGTCTGCCGGGCGGCCGCCACCCATCGGTACGGTCCCGATTCCGGTGGTCGGCACCTACGTCCGAGAGGGGCCCCTCCGGCCCGGGGGGTCGGTGGGGGCGGCCCACGCCCGTCTGCCGTCGAGGCGTCCACCCGTGTGGCAGGGGAGTGTGCCGCGTACGACGTCGCGCGTCCCGTTCACGCCGTCGTCTCGGGCTGCTCCGGGGCGATGTCGGCGATCAGGCCCTCGACGAGGGTTTTGATCTGGTCGCGGATCGGGCGGACGGCTTCGAGGCCCTGCCCGGCCGGGTCCTCGAGCTGCCAGTCGAGGTAGAGCTTGCCGGGGAAGACGGGGCAGGTGTCGCCGCAGCCCATGGTGACGCAGACGTCCGACTCCTTCACCGCGTCGACGGTGAGGATCTTCGGCGTCCGGGCGGAGATGTCGATGCCCACCTCGGCCATGGCCTCGACGGCGGCCGGGTTGACCCGTGCGCCGGGGTCGGAGCCCGCGGAGCGGACCTCGACGCGGTCGCCGGCCAGGTGGGTCAGCCAGGCTGCGGCCATCTGGGAGCGTCCGGCGTTGTGGACGCACACGAACAGGACGGACGGCTTGTCGGCCATGGTGATCGTTCTCTCTCGTCGCATGGCGGAATCCGGCCCGCCCATCACTTCAGCCCCCACTGGTATCAGCAGGCGGTGATGTGACAGTATCAGTGCATGCTGACTTCAGTCGATCCTGACGTGATCCGGGTGCTGGGCGATCCGCTCCGCCTGAAGATCGTGACCCTGCTGGCGCGCGAGA
Proteins encoded in this window:
- a CDS encoding S8 family serine peptidase is translated as MAARAAGAGLAAGLVLLTAAVPAGASVRADGEQKLPAMPSALGDDPQRSPCTPASRTAAEQVDWSRQRLDLGRLRDHGTGEGVTVAVIDTGVAADAPALRGRVTAHGGAGEDCVGHGTFVAHLVAGAGGSSSDLAGVAPGARVLGLRGTDDRGRPDAALVARALQDATEAKADVITVSVALPRRSGELTRAVEAAVRSGAVVVAAAVPDPPAATEDPVPSRPYWPASEPGVISVLDMQPSGARSERALRTTGVDLAAPGVGVVAGGPRGSGHFLGSGASLAAAYTAGAAAVVRAAHPDASADEVARRLVSSAYPADVPQLDPYAAVTAVADFAAQEAAPAPVETVRMRDTSAADRATDRATLLAVGGGAGLLAVVWAAMTLPRARARGWRPAEPEPRN
- a CDS encoding right-handed parallel beta-helix repeat-containing protein, with the protein product MSRQVLTVGPTGSDRFRTIGEALAAARIGAVVSIRPGTYVESLVIHTRVTLTAAEGRGTVEIRPRSGSALSLRADAVMLSELTLRGTDPDQPVVDVRRGQAALDGCEISGSSWTALLAGGTGSLALRDCRVSNPQGAGIVITSAAGSSVESCSVEHLATSGIVLAEQGDATIRGCTVRDARGNGVLANGDAAGSVEDCDISSTDKPSIALEERCTTRVVRSVVHDTSTGVHITSAGRTTLEDVRVTGTSASGIVLAQGTDPVLRRCRTSRTRGSGLLVTDRARGMFEDCWVDTAQGAALKVNGAASPALTGLTVRDCDEAGLLLEEDSAAELDRLEVIGGSPAVLVRSGANPLLRRARLVEPAGDGIAASKDARGRVEDCEVVRPQGAGVRASSGSTLYLAGGGVSGSGGNGLLVEDGGNVTVRDFRVETPAEDGVAVDGGGEVTASRLTVHAPKGHGFAFREGSHGSLSACEVTSGEKDGFRVETTAPVSLVNCTARENAGGGLVQSAPGERLAVEGLTSVDNGKRDAWGTGAAENTDPAGSGSAEDSPLTREGGPLSALNELIGLENVKQQVRTLVNLTQLAQKREQLGMSAPPMSRHLVFTGPPGTGKTTVARLYGSILAELGSLRSGHLVEVSRADLVAQIVGGTAIKTTETFNRALGGVLFVDEAYTLTADSGSGGADFGREAVDTLLKLMEDHRDDVVVIVAGYSREMESFLASNPGLASRFSRTVEFENYSVPELVAIMENMCTRHQYELGEGAAEALAAHFDRMPRDAGFGNGRAARGVFEEMVDRQAVRLASQADIGERDLRLLLPQDVSDAAVPSADDPVQDPLAGLADMVGLAEVKRDVTDLVNLITTARHRAAAGLPVPSISHHLVFTGPPGTGKTTVARLYGEILTQLGILTSGQLVEVARADLVGRYIGHTAQLTKEVFERARGGVLFIDEAYTLTPAGGGADFGQEAVDTLLKLMEDHRDDVVVIVAGYTEEMERFLASNPGLSSRFSRRVAFSDYSSQELVTIVRTHAASMGYECGPGTGPLLEEYFDALPRDRTFGNARLARQVVETMITRQAGRLSSLVSPTLDDLRTLVPQDVVPTRRGAGL
- a CDS encoding ricin-type beta-trefoil lectin domain protein, with amino-acid sequence MTRSTPAPAVPPAGEDSTATSTAATRTGGEESRAGAAVTATASTADAATPAVAKAAEKSEGVAGSGSGPVGEDASAAPGAESGAEAGGGAAALRAQDAPDTGTAGADDASIPDGGTRAEGDAAVTVSQSRLPAFVRNLTSTAAGDESPKTAAVGRPGKAALAGAAVAGTLLLSVPFLVLGGDDDERPRTANAAGTVLGGDEQGRPGEFGVAEPEKSGGGGPKGATPSVGASPSGAPAKSAPAQAGKSPTAAAPADKAGGTSAAPAKPRSQAKSKPAGGGGQAAPASGVTLGNPVVIRNHLSGRCLNVPHSMFNDGMPLEVWDCNGTNAQSWQFASDGTLRIAGKCLDVVNANFNDGTPIQLAHCSDNAAQKFVLNEAHDLVNTVVGKCVDVNQHTSFRIELRLWTCTGADNQKWSFV
- a CDS encoding type VII secretion system-associated protein; the encoded protein is MRSAERQADAGSDAVAPSGTTAGGEPPAEEAPPVIPDAVRAAARDAPDHWLGAVDPQWPQDRPPPEWAVVGEWRSDEDGDIVAYRANPLYRPSPSVLGWPEPTDPVDAAAQRAATGYGSVDEALAALAAAEVSVVRGLDGRPLTAAGADGRPVILVFTDPTHQFTPASLIHDTLSAAELARDVRESRALLLVNALASAPLAVPAESLPDPVPGEDEGARETGAHESGISAPLPEGSVSAPWPPTSVRTP